The genomic DNA CATTTGTTCTATGGCCCTTTTCACATCGTTGGTTCCATCTTGTGCGAGAATCGTCGTATGAGCAGAAGAGTTTTTCACATTTTCTATATTGGACGTAATCTGCTCCATCCTTTGGTAAATCGCACTCGTACTATCTTTCATTTGGCTCGTATAATTGTTTTGCTCATTATTATTGGCAGCCACATCTTGGATAGACCCGGCTACTTCCGCTACGGAAGAAGCTGTCTCTTCGGCACTCGCCGATAATTCTTCAGCACTTGCCGCTACTTGTTCAGAAGAGGAACGAATCGTATAAAACATTTGGTTTAATTGATTTAACGCTTGATTGTAATGCTCACCCATTTGTCCCAGTTCATCATTTGATTTTATTTGAATCGGATGGGTTAAATCACCCTCCGCAAGGTATCCAATCTTCTCGACAAATTGCTTCATCTTTTTTGACATGCTTGAACTAAATACAATAATTAAAGTGATGGACACTAGTAAAAAGAAGGCAGTAATACCAACGGATTTTACTAGCAAAGAAGTAACTCCATCATATAGTTCACTCTCAGGCGCTACCGCTACCAGTTTCCATCCTGTTTCAGGAAAAGTAGAGTAAAAAGCCTCCCATTCCTGACTGTTCGTTGTAAAGACCTTGTTTCCATTTTCTTGACCGAGGATCTCTTCTCCTAGTTGTTTTAGCTCAGAATCGTCCATGATGTTATCGGACATTGCTTTTTCTTTATGAGCAATAAATTCTCCCGCTAAGCCTAAAAGGAACAGATGTCCTGATTGTTCAAACGTTTGCTTAACAATCAAGTCTTGTATCGTTGTTAAATCATAATCTGCCGTAATATTTCCAATAAACTTCCCTTCAACAAAAATCGGAACAGAAGCGGTAATTAATGTCTTATTTAACCCCTCATCATAGTAAGGCGGAGACCATGCGATCTTCCCTTCCCCGACTTCTCTCCCTTGTATATACCAATCTAGCTCCGGGTAATTATATTCAGCAGATTCATACTCCTCGGTGTATGAAATCGCCTCACCATTTCTATAAACATATGGTCCAAAAAATTCAGTATTCTCGTTATATTGAAAGGGCTCCAACCAAATGCCGAGCCCGAATGTATTGGCGTTTAATTTAATGGTTTCTTCTAAGGACTTTTTATAATCGTCTTTAACTAGCGCGTTCCCTTTAACCTTGTACAACGTGGCAATGGACTCAGCAAGCCTAGTGTGAGCTGTGAAACCATGCTCCATTTCCTCTAAAACCGTCGCCATCTGGTTATTCACACTAGAATCTGTCAGTTCAGTGATTTCTTTTTTCGAGCTAAAAAAACTTAAAGCCGTGATTGCAATCGTAGAAATAAGAATAATAGGTAAAAACATACTGAGCATTTTGATTTTAATACTACTTTTTCTTTTTATCATAAACCTACCCCCAGCAAGTCGCTTTTATTGTGTATTGTAAACATATAGTTCCCTCCTATCTTATATCGGTAAACTCCCTCATAGCTTAACTTCCATTTGTTACAAATAGGTGGCGATCATGTATCCATTTACCCTCCGAAGCATTCGAAATTGACCTTCGAAAACCGAGATAGGACTATTTAACCTCTCCGAAACATTCACAAACAACCTTCGAAACTAAGAATTTATCCTTGTGAATGATTCGGAAGTGACCTATGAATCAAAGTCTTTCGATGCGAACGATTCGAAAGCACCCTTCGAAACAAAGTTTATTACCCTCCGATTGTTTCGGAAACACCCTTCGAATGCCTATTGTAGTTGCCATTTAACCGATTACTTATATAGCTTTATGGAAAAATGAAAAATTTTAGTTTCTAATATTTTCATAATGTAATTGTTATCTTTTCCTTATTTTTGTATAATTGGAAGAAAATTAAAATGGGAGGAAAGATCTATGCTTTATAACCTAATGTTGTTTTTCCACATATTTGGGACCTTGTTGATGTTTATGGGGGTTGCCATTGCTCTAACGGCCCTGCTCTCCATCCTTTATGCAAAGGATACGCAGTCGATCAGAACATGGGCAAAGGTTGCGGTAAAATCAGATGGGCTCATTCCCATTAGTGTAATCTTTATATTATTTCCTGGTTTATATTTAGTGTTTTCGACTTGGGGCTGGGGAACGGGTTGGATTGATCTATGTTTAGCCACTCTTATCGCAATGACGATTATGGGACCCGTAATCAACTTGCCACGTTTAAAAGCTATTTTAGAAGCAGCGAACAATGAAACAAACAGCTCCCCTTCTACCGCACTTTTACAAACGATTCATAACCGAACTCTTTGGAACTCATTTATGATTATGACCATGCTTGGATTTGGCATTGTATTTTTAATGACAATGAAGCTCGCCATGGTAGGGTCTCTTGTTACCCTTTTGATATCGGTTGTTCTTGGATACGTATTAGCTACCATTATTTTAGGGAAAGCTTTTAACAGTAATAAAATAAATACAGGTTCCAATCATACATTAACGAAATAAAGTAAAACGTTCGGAGCTCCTCCATCAAGCGAATCGTTTTGAGTCGCATACAGTTAAAGACATAGAAAATGAGAGTATATATGAACTGGACTTGATAGAATATGCACTTGGTTGTCCGAATCCAGAGGGTATTCGGACTGCACTCAATTGAAATGACACTGGCATGTCCGAATCCAAAGGGTATTCGGACTGCACTCAATCGAAATGACACTGCCCTGTCTGAATCCAGAAGGTATTCAGACTGCATTCAATCGAAATGACACTGCCCTGTCTGAATCCAGAGGCTATTCGGACTGCACTCAATCTAAAAGGCACTGCCCTGTCTGAATCCTGAGGCTATTCAGACTGCACTTTATCGAAATGACGCTGGCCTGTCCGAATCCAGAGGCTATTCGGACTGCACTTTATCGAAATGACACTGGCCTGTCCGAATCCAGAGGCTATTCGGACTGCATTCAATCGAAATGACACTGCCCTGTCTGAATCCAGAGGCTATTCGGACTGCACTCAATCGAAATGATAATAGCCTGTCTGAATCCAGAGGCTATTCGGACTGCACTCAATCGAAATGACGCTGGCCTGTCCGAATCCAGTAAACCCTTTTTTACTTTCACCTCATTCAATTATTATATTCCTCCCTATTACCAATCAAATATTTATTTTTCCTTAGTAAAGTAATCAAATCATTTGACTAATAATTCACAATCTTTTATCATTAACACATACAAACAAATATCTCCTTAAAGGGGAGTAGCTTTTACAGCAAAGTCGTCACTACGGAGTCACTATTCTCCCGGCTTTGTTGGCAACCATTTGTCGTTGTTAGCAAGACCTTTACCTGTTTGTAAAGGTTTATTTACATTAAACCTTTACCATAGTGGTAGAGGTTTTTTATTGAATGATATTGTCAGAAAAATCAAATTTTAATTAACAGGAAGGAAGAACGAGATGAAACCTGGAAAACCAACTTTAGAAGAACTGATGAAACGAAACAAAGAGGAATTACTCAAGGATAAGTTATTAGTCGAGAGGATCGAAAGACGCGTAGAAGAAAAAATTATTAAGCAATAACGGCGTTTAGGCCCCCATCTGTACAGATGGGGCCCTTTGTTAATTTAAACCTTTCTCCACAACATAATCTTCATTTGAATTCTTTACAACCATATCGAAATGATGATGATATGGATGCATGAATAGTTCATATTGAATTCTTCGCTCTTTATGAGAATTTCTCAAATAATTGAGGTCGGTTCCCCTCTCAGTAACATCACGAATGCTCCTCCTCATAAGCTCCGTTTCTTCATCCGTATAGAAGTAAATTTTCAAATTGAATAAATCTGGATTAGTAAAAGCGACACTCATGCCTTCCACGATATTCACTTTTTTTGAAGGAATCAAGGAGCTACTTTTGCCAATCGGAAAAAAATTGAATCCCTCTTTTAACATATGAATATCTCTTTCTAATGCAGTTACATGATGAGCCAATGGATGACAAGCGGTCATTTTATCATGATGAATTTGATTCTCATATTCATAATCGATTTGCGTGTACTTCCTTAGATTCGAGCCAATAATGTATGGATCCGTATTCATGTAATTCACCTCATTAGGATCCAATAATTTTAATAAACTGTTAGCAAATGTAGTCTTTCCAGAAGCTCCATGACCCGATATACCAATCATTATTTTTCTATCACTGCTATTTATCCAATTTGCAATCTCATGTAATAACTTTTCCATCTTATCCTCCATTTTTGAACAACACTGAAAACCCAACAACATCCTAAACCTATTTAAGGTTTCATCAACTACCTCCATGCGCTCAACCTAGCACAGATTAACTGATCGTTTTCCCCACCTGAGAAAGTGCATATTGAATTCCATGCTGCAGTGTTTGAAAAACTTCATAACGACTAAGCGTGACATGGGATTGAGCCATTTGTATGGCTAAGCTGACAGGAATACCCACCAATATGGATTTGGTCCCTATTAAGGAAGCTGCAGAGCCTATTTTTACAATAAGGTCGATGGTAAAATGATCCACTTCCGTATCAAGACCGGTTAAGTCAAGAATCAGATAATTAGCTTTATGCTTTGGTAAATTGCTCAAGGTGTTAATTAAAAGGTCTTCTGAACGGTCCTCCTCGTATTTCCCGATCAGGGGAACAACGACAATTCCATCAAAGATTGGTATAATCGGAGAAGAAAGTTTTTTTACCAGATTTCGAAGTTCACTTGTTTTCTGTTCCACCATTTCTTCTAAGCGTAAAATTTGTTCAGACTCTTTTTTTCGAGCTAACTGGTGGATATTTGAGGTTGCCGTAATATTGGAAGGAAAGTACTTAACGATGCTGTATTCAGACCCTTCGAGTTGGTCTTGTTCATATTCGTACCAAATGTTCACTCCAAAAAGGCTACTGAATACCCCTGCGAAATGAGCGGCTAAAAAGGCGGTTCCCTTGTTCTTCCCTTGAGCCAAGTTGATTTTGTATTCCCAACTATCTCTGATATGAGCAACAAGCGTTTTCGTTTCGTAATCGAGGTGCTTTATTTCTGCTCTTCCCCAGCCGGCAGAAGCGTATGTATTGGCCATCATTTTTGCTACCGCTTTCACATCAAAGTCCTTGATTTTCCGGAAGTAGTCCCCTACTACAAGGCCTTGGCGATACCCGGTTGTCTCAAGAACCAAATTGGATGCCTCTTCGCCTGATATCTCTTCAATGGTGTCAAAGAAAGACTTCATAGCACTATTGATCCAAAAAAGGACAGCATCCTGATTTTCATATTGAAACTTTCCATTTTCAACATCCCAATTAAATCTCAGTCCTTCTATATTTACCTTTGAGTTTTTGCTCATACCGCACCCCTTGTCTTTGTATAGTCGTTCCAAAATGCTAGAAAGGAATGACAGATGCCGTTCCTCCACCTTCTCTAACATATGTAAACCATCAAACAGCATGTAATATAGTAAGAGTTTCGTATACATGCATAGAACCACCCACCGCCTTACTACTCTCCCTAATTTTACTATAAACATTAATTTTTTCCATTTATATGATAATAAAGATCATAATCTCCCTCTTCTATCTTTAAAATTTAATACAATCGTTATATTAGTTACATTTATCATCTAATTTAAACAAACCTGTAAATTTGTAATAGTGAATCCTATGATACATTAAATTTACAAGTAAGATTAAAGAGTTGATACTATGTTAAATGTAAAAGAAACTACTGAATTACTTCGGAGTGAAGGCATCGCGGATAGTGAAGAAACGTTGATTCGTTGGATTCTCGATGGGAAAATAAGGGCCAAAAGAACAAAAGATTTAAATATAAACTTTTCTATCGACCCTTTCGATTTAGCCACTTTTATTGTTGAAAAGAAAAATGAGAGATTGAGTCAACAATTCGGCGTCGATTATGAGCATTGGGAAAAAACATTTCAGGAAAATACCAGATTAAAAGAAAAAATGGAAGAACTAGAAATAACTCTACGAATTGAACGAGCCAAGGTTCGTTCATTGAAAAAAATGGTCCGATCAGAAAATTCATTATTCACGCCTGCCCCTTATTCCATCCACTCCCTATTAGGGGTTGAAGAGGATGCTGACAAGGACTTCATGAAAAAAGAGCTAAAAAAACTACTTAAGTTCCTTCATCCAGATCGTGGTGGGGATGAAAGACTATTTAAAGTGTTTTATGAACACTACGAAAAAATGAATTTTAAGTAATTTTATAAAAATAAAGAAAGGTGGTCATTTTATGGCAGACTTAAATTTACAACAACTTGTAGAGGCGATACCTAAATCTGTATTAAATGCATCTGATCGTGATTTGGAAGGATTCCAGAAAATCCTTCAAGAAACCATTAAATTAAGAGAAGGACATCTTAATTTACAAAAAATGATTAAAAGTTACTCGCTATCAAGTCCTACTCATACGAATCAACGATAAGTACTCAGAGGACATTTTTTGAAGATGTCCTCCTTTTTTATTTGAGAGTGATATGTTTGACCATGTTATACCACCGTACTCCTCCATGTTGTGATTGGGATATTCCGTGATTAACAAAGCCTAATTTTTCATAAAAAGTTACTAAATCTTCTTTACATGTTAAGGTGATACCTTCTCTCTCGTTTTCTAGTACAAGCTCTTCTATTTTATTCATTAAGATTCTTGCTATTCCTAGATTTCTTGCCATTGTGGACACGGCTAATCCTAAAATGCTCTGATATCCTCCTCTTGTCGGGTTCTTCTTGATTTTCTCAAAAAGATCATCTGTTATGTAAGGCTGATTAATAATAGGGCCATTAATATACCCAAGGATATCCCCTTCTTTTTCTGCCACAATAAACGTGTCAGGAATTAACTCAATTCTCTCTACAAATGCTTCTTTCGTGGCAGCTTCTTCTTTAGAAAATCCTTCATTCTCAATCAATAAAAGATGTTCTAGATCAGTTGATTGAACATTTCTTAAAGTAATCTTCATGGTTTATCACCTCTTACTTATTTCATAATCCACCATGGATACGATTTCTTGACTAACAGCCACCTTCTCAACACTTGAGTCTTTCGGGCTAACTGGAATCAGTTTCTTTCCTTCATCTGTAAGACTGTTGTATGCAATCATTTCCATGGATACTCCACTTTTCGGTTCCATTACACTACACCCGGTTATTGATATAAATAGTTGGATTATAATTAAAGTACTTAACAGCTTTTTCAAACTAATCCCCCTTACTTATCAAAAGGCGTTCAACTTTTCTTTAAATATAGTTATCGAGTAAAATTCGCTGGTTTGCAATGCTTTGATAATTTGGTGAATTTGAGGGCTTCAATACAAAAAAAGCATCCCTAAAAAAGGAATGCAGATGGCTTTACTATCTTATTTCTCTTTGATCTGTTCACGGATTTTTTGAAGCTCCTCAAAGGAGAGTTCACTTAGAGAATTTTTTATTTCTTCCTCAATTTTTTTCCTATTGTTTTCTTGATATTGCTCCCACCATTTTCTGAGACCTTCTGTATGGTCCAATATGTATTCAAAATCTATTTCTTCTACTTCTTCATCTGATATATATTCCAATACTGCTGCTAACATATGTGAAAGGCTCTCGTCTTTGTTCGGTTGATTACTCTTCAAATGGATAATTTTTTCTATTTCTGTCTCTTCTTCCGTTTGTGCAGACTTTCTTGGCATAGTACCTCTCCTTTAGAATTTATTTTTAAGAATAGTATGACCTTACATAAGTCTTAGAATATGGATGGATTGAAAATTTTGTTTACACAATATTAAAAAGTTAAATATTGATCCTTGATTGTGTAAATAATTGGTAACTTGGACATTCTCTCGCATTTTCTAATGTATGATAGGTTTGTAAGTTACCTAGACACTATTGAGGAGGCAATGAAAATGGAAAAATTAAAGAAAGAGACTGATAGCGAATAAAAAGAGCTAACCCCTGTCATGTTCATTGACAGGGGTTTAAACCTAAAACCATTAATATACCTGAAGGAACAAATCTTTATCTGATTCCCATACCGCATATGCCACTTCTTTCACTGAAGATATATTTCTTTCATTGAGGCGTTTGATTAACCCTTTATAGTCCATACCAGATTCTTCTAAATGTTCCATAATGACTTCCCCATCACTGATGATCGTCAAAGGTACCAT from Robertmurraya sp. FSL R5-0851 includes the following:
- a CDS encoding methyl-accepting chemotaxis protein — encoded protein: MIKRKSSIKIKMLSMFLPIILISTIAITALSFFSSKKEITELTDSSVNNQMATVLEEMEHGFTAHTRLAESIATLYKVKGNALVKDDYKKSLEETIKLNANTFGLGIWLEPFQYNENTEFFGPYVYRNGEAISYTEEYESAEYNYPELDWYIQGREVGEGKIAWSPPYYDEGLNKTLITASVPIFVEGKFIGNITADYDLTTIQDLIVKQTFEQSGHLFLLGLAGEFIAHKEKAMSDNIMDDSELKQLGEEILGQENGNKVFTTNSQEWEAFYSTFPETGWKLVAVAPESELYDGVTSLLVKSVGITAFFLLVSITLIIVFSSSMSKKMKQFVEKIGYLAEGDLTHPIQIKSNDELGQMGEHYNQALNQLNQMFYTIRSSSEQVAASAEELSASAEETASSVAEVAGSIQDVAANNNEQNNYTSQMKDSTSAIYQRMEQITSNIENVKNSSAHTTILAQDGTNDVKRAIEQMNEIHSTVQQTAQSIDQLDNKSRKIEEIVGLINTIAEQTNLLALNAAIEAARAGEHGKGFAVVADEVRKLAEQSSKASGDIKELIHEIQSEITTSVTVMKSSTESTQSGIHVVEQTGQSFHQIYEAIGHMTNHTEEVYHSIVHILNEVDQMKDVVDAVNELAVSNDEKAQNVSAATQQQAAMVQEMTASSEALAQIATDLQLELAKFKL
- a CDS encoding FbpB family small basic protein is translated as MKPGKPTLEELMKRNKEELLKDKLLVERIERRVEEKIIKQ
- a CDS encoding phosphoribulokinase → MEKLLHEIANWINSSDRKIMIGISGHGASGKTTFANSLLKLLDPNEVNYMNTDPYIIGSNLRKYTQIDYEYENQIHHDKMTACHPLAHHVTALERDIHMLKEGFNFFPIGKSSSLIPSKKVNIVEGMSVAFTNPDLFNLKIYFYTDEETELMRRSIRDVTERGTDLNYLRNSHKERRIQYELFMHPYHHHFDMVVKNSNEDYVVEKGLN
- a CDS encoding STAS domain-containing protein; translated protein: MSKNSKVNIEGLRFNWDVENGKFQYENQDAVLFWINSAMKSFFDTIEEISGEEASNLVLETTGYRQGLVVGDYFRKIKDFDVKAVAKMMANTYASAGWGRAEIKHLDYETKTLVAHIRDSWEYKINLAQGKNKGTAFLAAHFAGVFSSLFGVNIWYEYEQDQLEGSEYSIVKYFPSNITATSNIHQLARKKESEQILRLEEMVEQKTSELRNLVKKLSSPIIPIFDGIVVVPLIGKYEEDRSEDLLINTLSNLPKHKANYLILDLTGLDTEVDHFTIDLIVKIGSAASLIGTKSILVGIPVSLAIQMAQSHVTLSRYEVFQTLQHGIQYALSQVGKTIS
- a CDS encoding J domain-containing protein gives rise to the protein MLNVKETTELLRSEGIADSEETLIRWILDGKIRAKRTKDLNINFSIDPFDLATFIVEKKNERLSQQFGVDYEHWEKTFQENTRLKEKMEELEITLRIERAKVRSLKKMVRSENSLFTPAPYSIHSLLGVEEDADKDFMKKELKKLLKFLHPDRGGDERLFKVFYEHYEKMNFK
- a CDS encoding GNAT family N-acetyltransferase yields the protein MKITLRNVQSTDLEHLLLIENEGFSKEEAATKEAFVERIELIPDTFIVAEKEGDILGYINGPIINQPYITDDLFEKIKKNPTRGGYQSILGLAVSTMARNLGIARILMNKIEELVLENEREGITLTCKEDLVTFYEKLGFVNHGISQSQHGGVRWYNMVKHITLK